In one Pungitius pungitius chromosome 13, fPunPun2.1, whole genome shotgun sequence genomic region, the following are encoded:
- the tacc2 gene encoding uncharacterized protein tacc2 isoform X3, with protein sequence MDSRPPGAIDARPHDSDPVFPDAQPQPAATPYQVAQTVTPPVSLLLDQELREAFQQCEEQMASLGIFNPTEPPSTTSQMLHVDRKTGEGVVNKSIESSPPPPIVIQQGHSNGVHGNKSTHGDSEAAKSQADTVVFSFRDYILGTESSATAAKKESEIKAKQSLHERPEMKTDKEIKMVEQKETPTQTQLEITKDVFKETDSCIPLSEHRDNFREERVNSYAAVEEHCTLDCNTVIKEEGTEAITETVDTKEDNCADESSNCIFEKEETDDLVNEGSKDAFTETTTRANNYSEEDQQSNTDKRMNLCDKHVGQDSKVKKKAKKKQRKKKKVEEKHAETEHKAQTLVQPEKDFKDVSLKNAGNHKGSNANIKPGTQADGQTVICGEQPDNGCDSKQQLSPGGSPSPPRSSPHSRQDHLTDSICSPVSNQAFSHSPHQSDKHNPTDAPCGINHSSDESLHVTECVIDNQNTPGTRVQVINASVHPEKRSYPQTTEAKVTSEAAILSHESHGPLSNTQTCVGASGVESALEEALVVVAALPLATPAMPEVIESKGEGESERRDSLERVATVAIAEREKAVGDKDLVGGVEKCPGEKEGLLDSLPPLALICSQGEEAEAAFKESRSVKMPHSSTDTEMKGARGTSARSPDTEMPAEEGDGAKEAPLLAAFSDTPPFGLLAGPDCLDDRAARSEGGGGGGGGGGGGGGEDVGRKAGLTKVHSLFSQPEGSASGVSSAETESRPPTNVAESQLRSQSWSEPIAAISGTFCTEQDRLPHRSREQHAAAAILPLLPHSELSSGDTNRGDRADLGNDLTAEDAPSLGRTCEKSSTKEAESNYSRVVLPLLSPQVQPESSTTETGTAESAAEFQAQARNQSKRGAMSVLGGHVGDSSRGTSRGNNRVHFADSVKQEGGSSVVLGPMAVSTMDCASLPPLTVHESLHYPVVEASYTFPDFLRLKKSEIAADGLATRRSADFPKPQKDVLLDEGGKGTKHTGEKINVDPVDNENLKTNSVDLKSVDTICSKQHPSATERSQTEDLSQRVERSTSDADNSTVEKVSAKGTKNPKGDTEKGAFNPGLLTAKKVNNLHAESQESPLVSDEGNRHPLSSCSLYPADDVTRQPLSDVSADLPGEQLSTDLVTCSDTETVFMIRTASPQTKPKDPNDQPPTQLDQTPPREQVAMDAMEIKSHSYDLTTEESVTSEEVTVCALSIPVIEQCSSNSSLVLRPPGPMLSHLEFITDSDISLPEHTDDCGADRDATKVEGGADGNKTREMTPMSLAQDLQHGDETNLKLEDGNYTMESVAELDNSASSNRNIPFPLPQPKGWCDDGTPQSYTESGPTFLKPSIFEASIKEDLISISCLSSSDLSTKEAYDDVKQKDMNKKPGDQTSVVFAEKNEKVEEVTMDNLKEAADLDKLQTGKTVKTPQQCTGPDEEAVEEVLQLPHEHNLQKTESTVMGIKDGETKIDFASKSLTETSSSSALKRSASPREGLSSKVESGIEPHTVFPLSLCQTPTAAAERCSDRAPAPDASAALGQSRSTPEPNCFAQQQEQPQWPLGTRHPTEELSGDRQEQGEKTNSQPIQALVLGGSGVVEGADSSIWSVCQSGNEGELIRDGSSGDDRGKSTAALDGVYVPSHLASDVDESGRAAERNVSADIVRGTDSSHAREIKHGMSENKCPALAVAGSDTDTGFASVPVCKSQQNGNPSPDCQDQHGKQETSKNTAVSVESASQEPEASLVQTIVSSKFSTDSEGIHPVVSPCENQAGEIHTSMSSTLVVQAGSGEKDFRAENAKSNSGVTGECEIQDTVFEPPELQNANKTTATRSSPAVQTPIKGPDVEEITKEDRAAFGEEKASSQGRIEIKAVNNEATTRQEVTNQTGSAKDRSSFGVSEASGNDAPPYEGMSDGKEQVFVNTEAADVSQGQTAGKPETNWIQALKEAAKLSQSKHETSRPLPSLESPQLEFLTPTEELAAPWRQAEIHPPERAAENTTETTALNILKKPVDLPKPLTKTAELLEPTQNTNVVFLEEEEKVELLKAAQQTVELLEEEEKVELLKAAQQTVELPAEEEKVELLKAAQQTVDLPAEEEKVELLKAAQQTVDLLEEEEKVELLEEEEKVELLKAAQQTVELPAEEEKVELLEEEEKVELLKAAQQTVDLLEEEEKVELLKAAEQTVDLLEEEEKVELLKAAEQTVDLLEEEEKVELLKAAEQTVDLLEEEEKVELLKAAEQTVELREEVKVELPKAAEPPEELPEPRREPQTSSEKLPTELLKSTKSPKELPDPTHNEIENPEPTKASTKPPEPEKRLNREQPEEPRETPVEIQPEEPFNFPAVQDPAEERQDSGSSLAEQAGRGDRVPASPPPPSPEYHLLPAIPAHTHEAPPTPPASPCFPPAPLPDPASPALNPASQCEDHCPATAPCQAPLRSSDSDGAFETPEATTPVKAVSPIDPPTQQLTSDDKVADSELTSADATCGTPTIVFDENKPIAASGQYNIEFPADSTSHTLTRSLSLQGGELDSGGLLDGSSVGGFRPHSESFSVGTESAPGTLRRPKKVHPGSVRKKPLPRQNSNPESPRPASSSSTPEIKKRAKPRAASPLQPPEEAEGGSATPSPGGTLRRTRKSRVETPPPLPEEVNHTSQEERPVVPALPLCQEDTPLTCSLTGNGESPIPPNTSYKWDPDNFEDIDPFNTGGSKVANSPILGRKGPVCAPIATPLESPPVSSVEPGPPAPLQEPITNPEEQPIVPTRQSVRLEFDYSEEGSEASHQASLPPKKVGKKPGGKMPLRKPKLGLKKALKAQTEQLDNNPPASHNGNEEDIPVPEVSYKLEPDKWDDPNFNPFTSKKGITNSPKQSRPTYSFDSNDFDDSEDPFKSSNKMSTSPPKASASFELSSNDCDNENDNDNIGELQDQNQNKPGKKKKTPIKSKSGSMSSLCCLFNTFRVKRSPKKSPLSDPSQDPTPTDETPSLRPKDDHATDEEKLASSTGHKWAALHGVEADLNSDQQDFPLPSDLTSFVNENSLPHQTPVQDYEIEYMEKLGSASPPLSIKKPSLYLKLDSVSDSLTKNTCAHGSEPSSPCTGSFEEMEAQITAAMKTPVLGTRSGPEGSAGDKGRKREGESLSRTQSTERDEQSPYQCPVEAPAPVLAMPRLDKLSECDDFLQYLEPDLAETNPTAFAEKLQEELVLAALRIEALQVAKNISQCPSLSTVSPQQHRDVSSPVESGVSKNSLYTRTTTSYIEGESTHLPRELDHSLGIARDEIVTKEKEVLEWQKKYEDSRQEVVEMRRIVAEYEKTIAQMIEDDQKEKSLSHHTIQQLIMEKDQALADLNSVEKSLADLFRRYEKMKDVLEGFRKNEEVLKKCAQEYLCRVRKEEQRYQALKIHAEEKLEKANADIAHVRVKSKQEQACHQASLRKEQMKVESLERTLEQKNKEIEELTKICDELIAKMGRS encoded by the exons ATGGACAGTCGACCACCGGGGGCTATAGATGCAAG GCCTCATGACAGCGACCCAGTTTTCCCAGATGCTCAGCCTCAGCCTGCTGCCACACCTTACCAGGTGGCCCAAACCGTGACCCCTCCCGTATCCCTGCTCCTCGACCAGGAGCTCCGAGAGGCCTTCCAGCAATGTGAAGAACAAATGGCCTCACTGGGCATATTTAATCCCACAGAGCCTCCAAGCACCACGTCTCAGATGCTTCATGTAGACAGGAAAACTGGAGAAGGGGTGGTTAATAAATCCATTGAGTCATCGCCACCTCCTCCAATCGTTATCCAGCAGGGACATAGCAACGGGGTCCATGGAAACAAGAGTACACACGGAGACAGTGAGGCAGCAAAGAGTCAGGCGGATACAGTTGTGTTTAGTTTCAGGGATTACATATTGGGCACTGAGAGTAGTGCTACGGCAGCAAAGAAAGAGagtgaaataaaagcaaaacagaGTCTGCATGAACGTCCAGAGATGAAGACGGACAAAGAAATAAAGATGGTGGAGCAGAAGGAAACACCCACGCAAACACAATTAGAAATAACTAAAGATGTATTTAAAGAAACTGACAGTTGTATTCCTCTCTCCGAGCACAGAGACAATTTTAGAGAGGAGCGAGTCAACTCTTATGCAGCCGTTGAGGAACATTGCACTCTGGATTGTAATACAGTGATTAAGGAGGAAGGTACAGAGGCAATCACAGAGACTGTAGATACCAAGGAAGACAATTGCGCTGATGAATCCAGTAATTGCATTTTTGAAAAAGAAGAGACGGATGATTTAGTTAATGAAGGCAGTAAAGATGCTTTCACAGAGACAACAACACGAGCAAACAATTACAGTGAAGAGGATCAGCAGTCAAACACAGACAAACGGATGAATTTGTGTGACAAACATGTCGGGCAAGACAGCAAGGtgaagaagaaagcaaaaaagaaacaaaggaaaaaaaaaaaagtggaagagAAGCACGCTGAGACTGAACATAAAGCACAAACTCTAGTACAACCTGAAAAAGATTTCAAGGACGTATCTCTCAAGAATGCAGGAAATCACAAAGGTTCAAATGCAAATATCAAACCCGGGACACAGGCAGATGGTCAGACTGTGATTTGTGGGGAGCAGCCTGATAATGGGTGTGACTCCAAGCAACAGCTGAGTCCCGGGGGAAGCCCCAGCCCCCCACGATCCTCCCCTCACAGCAGGCAGGATCATCTTACTGACTCGATCTGTTCACCTGTGTCCAACCAGGCTTTTTCACATAGCCCCCATCAGTCAGATAAACACAACCCCACGGATGCCCCATGTGGCATTAATCACAGCTCAGACGAAAGCCTGCATGTAACCGAATGTGTCATTGATAACCAAAATACACCAGGGACTCGTGTCCAAGTTATCAATGCATCTGTTCATCCTGAAAAGAGATCATACCCACAAACCACTGAGGCTAAAGTTACCTCCGAGGCAGCGATACTCTCACATGAGAGTCACGGCCCACTCTCAAACACCCAAACTTGTGTGGGAGCGAGCGGTGTGGAGAGTGCCCTTGAAGAGGCTTTAGTAGTCGTTGCTGCGTTGCCACTGGCAACACCCGCGATGCCAGAAGTGATAGAAAgcaagggagagggagaaagcgaGAGGCGTGATTCACTGGAGAGAGTGGCTACTGTAGCAAtcgcagagagggagaaagcagTAGGAGACAAAGATCTGGTAGGAGGAGTAGAGAAATGCCCCGGAGAGAAAGAAGGACTCCTGGACAGCCTTCCTCCGCTCGCATTAATCTGTTCACAGGGCGAAGAGGCAGAGGCTGCGTTTAAGGAAAGCCGCAGCGTCAAAATGCCACACAGCTCGACTGACACTGAAATGAAGGGAGCGAGAGGGACGAGCGCTCGCAGTCCAGATACGGAGATGccagcagaggagggagacggagcaaAGGAGGCTCCCCTGTTAGCCGCCTTTAGCGATACTCCTCCCTTTGGGCTACTCGCTGGTCCTGATTGTCTGGATGACAGAGCTGCGCGatcggagggaggaggaggaggaggaggaggaggaggaggaggaggaggagaggatgtggGAAGGAAAGCCGGACTGACCAAAGTGCACAGTCTATTCAGCCAGCCAGAAGGCTCCGCTAGCGGGGTGTCATCAGCTGAGACTGAGTCGCGTCCGCCCACTAATGTTGCCGAGTCACAGCTGAGGTCACAGAGCTGGAGTGAGCCGATTGCTGCCATCTCTGGGACCTTCTGCACTGAACAGGATCGTCTCCCTCACCGCAGCCGGGAGCagcacgcagcagcagcaatttTACCTCTCCTCCCTCATTCTGAACTGAGCTCCGGCGACACAAACAGAGGGGATCGGGCCGATCTCGGAAATGATTTGACTGCAGAGGATGCCCCGTCTTTGGGACGCACTTGTGAAAAGTCATCCACCAAAGAGGCAGAGAGTAACTACAGCCGAGTTGTCCTGCCTCTACTTTCACCTCAGGTCCAGCCTGAGAGTAGCACAACAGAAACCGGGACAGCTGAAAGTGCTGCTGAGTTCCAAGCTCAAGCCCGGAACCAGAGCAAAAGAGGAGCCATGTCGGTTCTGGGTGGGCACGTAGGTGACAGCAGTAGAGGCACCAGTAGAGGCAACAACAGAGTTCACTTTGCAGACTCGGTGAAACAAGAAGGCGGTTCCTCTGTGGTTCTAGGGCCCATGGCGGTGTCGACTATGGACTGCGCCTCTCTGCCTCCCCTGACTGTACATGAGAGCTTGCACTATCCCGTCGTCGAGGCCAGCTACACCTTCCCGGACTTCCTTCGCTTGAAGAAGTCAGAAATCGCCGCGGATGGACTAGCAACGCGGCGCTCGGCCGACTTTCCAAAGCCACAGAAAGATGTCCTTTTGGATGAAGGAGGTAAAGGGACTAAACACACCGGGGAGAAGATTAACGTGGATCCAGTGGATAATGAAAACTTAAAGACAAACTCTGTGGATTTAAAGTCGGTGGACACAATCTGCTCAAAACAGCACCCAAGTGCAACCGAGAGGAGTCAGACTGAGGACCTTTCACAACGAGTAGAAAGATCCACCTCTGATGCCGATAATTCAACAGTTGAAAAGGTGTCAGCAAAGGGGACAAAGAACCCAAAGGGGGACACAGAGAAGGGAGCCTTTAATCCGGGTTTGTTGACTGCGAAAAAGGTAAATAATTTACATGCTGAGTCTCAGGAATCCCCTTTAGTCAGTGATGAAGGTAACCGACATCCTCTATCCTCATGTTCTTTGTATCCAGCTGACGATGTTACCCGCCAGCCTTTAAGCGATGTCTCTGCTGACTTACCTGGTGAGCAGCTCTCTACTGACCTTGTGACCTGTTCAGATACTGAAACTGTGTTCATGATCCGCACAGCATCTCCTCAGACAAAGCCCAAGGACCCAAATGATCAGCCTCCCACCCAATTGGATCAAACACCTCCTCGTGAACAGGTTGCCATGGATGCCATGGAGATCAAAAGTCACTCTTATGATCTGACGACGGAGGAATCAGTGACTTCAGAGGAAGTGACAGTCTGTGCTCTGTCAATTCCTGTTATAGAGCAATGTTCCAGTAACTCTTCTTTAGTGCTGCGGCCTCCTGGCCCAATGTTGAGTCACTTGGAGTTCATCACCGACAGTGATATCTCACTTCCCGAGCACACAGATGACTGCGGTGCTGATCGTGACGCCACCAaagtggagggaggagctgaTGGCAACAAGACCAGGGAGATGACTCCCATGTCTTTAGCACAGGATCTGCAGCACGGCGATGAGACTAATTTAAAACTGGAGGACGGAAATTATACTATGGAATCTGTCGCTGAACTTGACAACTCTGCATCTAGCAATAGGAATATTCCATTTCCACTACCTCAACCAAAAGGTTGGTGTGATGATGGAACTCCTCAATCTTACACTGAGTCAGGCCCTACTTTCCTCAAACCCAGTATTTTTGAAGCCTCCATTAAGGAGGATCTCATCAGCATCAGCTGCCTAAGCAGTTCTGACCTGTCTACCAAAGAGGCTTATGATGACGTTAAACAAAAAGATATGAATAAGAAACCGGGCGATCAGACCTCTGTGGTGTTTGcggagaaaaatgaaaaagttgaAGAGGTGACAATGGATAATCTAAAGGAAGCAGCAGACCTCGACAAACTGCAGACAGGAAAGACCGTCAAAACACCACAACAGTGTACTGGGCCAGATGAAGAGGCTGTAGAGGAAGTCCTGCAGCTACCACATGAACATAACCTTCAGAAGACTGAATCAACAGTAATGGGTATTAAGGATGGAGAAACTAAGATTGACTTTGCATCTAAAAGCCTGACTGAGACTTCTTCCTCATCTGCCTTGAAACGTTCAGCGTCTCCTAGAGAGGGGCTAAGCTCTAAGGTAGAGTCTGGTATCGAACCTCACACTGTTTTTCCCCTGAGTTTGTGCCAAACACCGACAGCAGCAGCGGAGCGCTGCTCCGACAGGGCCCCGGCACCAGATGCGAGTGCAGCTCTTGGCCAATCACGGTCCACGCCAGAGCCAAACTGTTTTGCTCAGCAACAGGAGCAACCGCAGTGGCCTCTGGGAACAAGACATCCCACGGAGGAATTATCAGGTGACCGTCAAGAGCAGGGAGAAAAGACTAACAGTCAGCCAATCCAAGCACTGGTTTTAGGGGGGTCAGGGGTGGTCGAGGGAGCAGACAGCTCAATTTggagtgtgtgtcagtcaggAAACGAGGGTGAGTTGATCCGTGATGGCAGCAGTGGTGACGATCGAGGCAAATCTACAGCAGCTCTTGATGGGGTTTATGTGCCGTCTCACCTCGCCAGTGATGTTGACGAGAGTGGAAGGGCGGCTGAGAGAAACGTCTCTGCTGACATAGTGAGAGGAACGGACTCCTCTCATGCACGTGAGATAAAACACGGGATGAGCGAGAATAAATGCCCTGCGTTAGCGGTGGCTGGGTCAGATACAGACACTGGGTTTGCGAGTGTGCCGGTTTGTAAAAGTCAGCAAAATGGCAATCCATCACCTGACTGTCAAGACCAACATGGAAAACAAGAGACCTCCAAGAACACTGCGGTATCTGTTGAGTCAGCATCACAGGAACCTGAGGCATCACTTGTCCAAACAATTGTTTCATCAAAGTTCAGCACAGACAGTGAAGGCATTCATCCAGTGGTTTCACCTTGTGAGAACCAGGCAGGAGAAATCCACACAAGCATGTCCAGTACTCTGGTTGTGCAAGCAGGATCCGGGGAAAAGGATTTCAGGGCTGAAAATGCGAAAAGCAACAGTGGTGTAACCGGGGAGTGTGAAATTCAGGATACAGTATTCGAGCCTCCTGAACTACAAAATGCTAACAAAACAACGGCCACACGAAGCAGCCCAGCAGTACAAACACCCATAAAAGGCCCCGATGTGGAGGAGATCACAAAGGAAGATAGAGCAGCTTTTGGCGAAGAGAAAGCTAGCAGCCAGGGACGAATTGAGATAAAAGCAGTGAACAATGAGGCAACGACAAGGCAGGAGGTCACAAATCAAACTGGGAGTGCTAAAGACAGAAGCTCATTTGGTGTTTCTGAGGCATCAGGAAATGACGCCCCCCCGTACGAAGGAATGTCCGATGGAAAAGAACAAGTGTTTGTGAACACAGAGGCTGCCGATGTGTCGCAGGGTCAAACGGCCGGGAAGCCAGAAACAAACTGGATTCAAGCATTAAAGGAGGCTGCGAAGCTTTCGCAGAGTAAACATGAGACATCAAG ACCTCTTCCATCTCTGGAGTCCCCTCAACTAGAGTTTCTTACTCCGACTGAAGAACTAGCAGCCCCTTGGAGACAAGCGGAGATCCATCCACCAGAACGAGCAGCGGAGAATACAACCGAGACAACAGCtttgaatattttgaaaaagCCAGTGGATCTTCCCAAACCTTTAACGAAGACAGCAGAGCTCCTAGAACCGACTCAGAACACAAACGTGGTGTtcctagaagaagaggagaaagtaGAGCTCCTGAAAGCAGCACAGCAGACAGTAGAGCTcctagaagaggaggagaaagtagaGCTCCTGAAAGCAGCACAGCAGACAGTAGAGCtcccagcagaggaggagaaagtagaGCTCCTGAAAGCAGCACAGCAGACAGTAGATCtcccagcagaggaggagaaagtagaGCTCCTGAAAGCAGCACAGCAGACAGTAGATCtcctggaagaggaggagaaagtagaGCTcctagaagaggaggagaaagtggagcTCCTGAAAGCAGCACAGCAGACAGTAGAGCtcccagcagaggaggagaaagtagaGCTcctagaagaggaggagaaagtagaGCTCCTGAAAGCAGCACAGCAGACAGTAGATCtcctggaagaggaggagaaagtagagctcctgaaagcagcagagcagaCAGTAGATCTcctagaagaggaggagaaagtagagctcctgaaagcagcagagcagaCAGTAGATCTcctagaagaggaggagaaagtagagctcctgaaagcagcagagcagaCAGTAGATCTcctagaagaggaggagaaagtagagctcctgaaagcagcagagcagaCAGTAGAGCTCCGAGAAGAGGTGAAAGTAGAGCTACCGAAAGCAGCAGAGCCTCCAGAAGAGCTCCCAGAACCAAGAAGGGAGCCACAAACTTCCTCAGAAAAACTGCCAACTGAGCTCCTTAAATCAACAAAAAGCCCAAAAGAGCTCCCAGACCCAACACATAATGAAATAGAGAACCCAGAACCAACCAAGGCGTCAACAAAGCCACCTGAACCAGAGAAGCGGCTGAACAGGGAGCAGCCGGAGGAGCCAAGAGAAACACCTGTAGAGATCCAACCTGAGGAGCCATTTAACTTTCCAGCAGTCCAGGACCCTGCTGAGGAGCGACAGGACAGCGG GTCCTCCCTCGCTGAGCAGGCAGGGAGAGGCGACAGAGTCccagcctctcctccacccccttccCCCGAATACCACCTCTTACCCGCCATCCCTGCTCACACTCACGAAGCACCACCAACCCCACCTGCATCTCCCTgctttcctcctgctcctctacCAGACCCCGCCTCCCCAGCGTTAAATCCTGCTTCCCAGTGTGAGGACCACTGCCCCGCCACAGCACCCTGCCAGGCTCCTTTGAG GAGTTCAGACTCTGACGGAGCGTTTGAGACCCCTGAAGCCACAACCCCAGTGAAGGCTGTTTCTCCCATAGATCCCCCCACCCAGCAACTAACGTCCGATGACAAAG TAGCAGACTCTGAATTGACCTCAGCGGATGCCACATGTGGTACCCCTACCATTGTTTTTGACGAGAACAAGCCCATTGCAGCCAGTGGCCAATACAACATCGAGTTTCCAGCCGATTCAACAAGTCACACTTTGACCCGCTCACTCAGCCTCCAGGGAGGAGAACTGGACAGTGGCGGTCTGTTGGACGGATCCTCTGTGGGAGGCTTCCGTCCACATTCTGAATCCTTCAGCGTCGGCACTGAGAGTGCTCCGGGGACGCTCCGCAGGCCCAAAAAAGTCCACCCTGGGTCTGTGAGGAAGAAGCCTCTTCCGAGACAGAACTCCAACCCAGAGAGCCCCAGGccggcctcctccagcagcaccccGGAGATCAAGAAGCGCGCCAAGCCGCGGGCCGCCAGCCCTCTGCAGCCTCCGGAGGAAGCAGAGGGGGGATCTGCTACCCCCAGCCCCGGGGGAACCCTCCGCAGGACCAGGAAGAGCCGAGTGGAgactcctcctcccctgccGGAGGAGGTCAACCACACCAGCCAAGAGGAGCGCCCGGTCGTCCCTGCCTTACCCTTGTGCCAGGAGGACACCCCTCTCACGTGTAGTCTGACAGGCAACGGCGAGTCCCCCATCCCGCCTAATACCTCCTACAAATGGGATCCAGATAATTTTGAGGACATCGATCCTTTCAATACTGGGGGTAGTAAAGTTGCCAATTCCCCCATTCTTGGTCGCAAAGGCCCTGTGTGTGCCCCCATTGCTACGCCTCTCGAGAGTCCCCCTGTATCTTCTGTAGAGCCGGGTCCCCCAGCTCCTCTTCAAGAGCCAATCACAAACCCAGAAGAGCAACCCATCGTCCCCACGCGTCAGTCGGTAAGGCTGGAGTTTGACTACTCTGAGGAGGGCAGTGAGGCGTCACACCAGGCCTCTCTCCCACCCAAGAAAGTGGGCAAGAAGCCCGGAGGGAAGATGCCTCTGAGGAAACCAAAGCTAGGGCTGAAGAAGGCCCTCAAAGCGCAGACAGAGCAGCTGGACAACAATCCTCCAGCAAGCCACAACGGCAACGAGGAGGACATCCCTGTGCCTGAAGTGTCTTACAAGTTGGAACCCGACAAGTGGGATGATCCCAACTTCAATCCATTTACTTCTAAGAAAGGAATCACCAACTCCCCCAAACAGTCTCGGCCGACATATTCCTTTGACTCCAATGACTTTGACGACTCAGAAGACCCTTTCAAATCCTCAAATAAGATGTCCACCTCACCTCCAAAGGCTTCTGCCTCCTTCGAACTGTCATCCAATGACTGCGACAATGAAAATGATAACGACAACATTGGAGAACTGCAGGACCAAAACCAGAACAAACCtggcaagaaaaagaaaactccaaTCAAATC GAAGTCCGGGAGTATGTCTTCTCTATGTTGTCTGTT TAATACTTTCAGAGTGAAAAGGTCGCCAAAGAAATCCCCGTTGTCCGACCCATCCCAG GATCCCACGCCCACAGATGAAACTCCCTCTCTGCGCCCAAAGGACGACCACGCCACGGACGAGGAGAAGCTGGCCTCCTCCACCGGTCACAAGTGGGCCGCCCTGCACGGCGTGGAAGCGGATTTGAACTCTGACCAGCAAGACTTCCCTCTGCCGTCCGACCTCACTTCCTTTGTTAATGAGAACAGTCTTCCTCACCAGACTCCAG TGCAAGACTATGAAATTGAGTACATGGAGAAGCTTGGCTCTGCTTCGCCT CCACTGTCCATAAAGAAGCCGTCTTTGTACTTGAAGTTGGACTCAGTATCTGACAGCTTAACCAAGAATACGTGTGCGCATGGATCTGAGCCCAGTTCCCCCTGCACAGG GAGTTTTGAGGAGATGGAGGCCCAGATAACAGCGGCTATGAAGACACCAGTGCTGGGCACCCGGTCCGGACCCGAGGGCTCGGCCGGGGACAAAGGCAGGAAGAGAGAGGGCGAGTCACTCAGCCGGACACAGAGCACGGAGAGGGATGAGCAG TCCCCTTACCAGTGCCCTGTGGAGGCCCCTGCTCCAGTCCTGGCCATGCCTCGGTTAGACAAGCTATCTGAGTGTGACGACTTCCTGCAGTACCTGGAGCCTGACCTGGCTGAGACCAACCCCACCGCATTCGCCGAAAAACTGCAG gaggagctggtgcTTGCCGCCCTGAGGATAGAGGCTCTGCAGGTAGCCAAAAACATCTCTCagtgcccctccctctccactgTAAGCCCCCAG CAGCACAGAGATGTGTCTTCTCCAGTGGAGAGTGGTGTGTCCAAGAACTCCCTTTACACCAGGACCACCACCAGCTACATTGAAGGGGAGAGCACCCACCTGCCCAGAGAACTGGACCACTCGCTGGGAATCGCACGAGATGAG ATCGTGACAAAGGAGAAAGAAGTGCTGGAGTGGCAGAAGAAGTATGAAGACAGCCgacaggaggtggtggagatgAG